The genome window GCGGAGAACGCTTATGTCCCAGGCTAATCGCGACAACCTCAAGCGCCTGTTGGCGCCCCGGCACCTGGCTTTCGTCGGCGGCCGCAGCATGGCCCGTGCGCTCAAGCGTTGCGCCGAAGGTGGTTTTATCGGGCCGATGTGGCTGGTCAACCCGCAGCATGACAGCCTCGATGGCATCCCCTGTGTACGCCGCGTGGCGGATTTACCCTGCGGGCCGGACGCGGTGTTCATCGCCACCAACCGCGAACTTACACTGACTTGCGTCGGCGAACTCTCGGCTATCGGTACCGGCGGCGCCATTTGCTACGCCTCAGGGTTTGCCGAGACCGGGGCCGATGGCGCCGTTCTGCAACAGCAATTACTAGATGCAGCGGGTGAGATGGCCGTGCTTGGCCCCAACTGCTACGGCCTGCTGGACTACCTGCACAACGCTGCGCTGTGGCCGGTGGCCCATGGCGGCAAGACGGTGGAGAAGGGCGTGGCGGTGCTGACCCAGAGTGGCAACTTCGCCTACAACCTGTCGATGAGCGACCGTTCACTGCCGGTGGCCTACATGGCATCAGTGGGTAACCAGGCGCAGTTGGGCGTTGCCGAACTGATGGAGGTGCTGCTCGATGAACCGCGCGTCACCGCCATCGGCCTGCATCTGGAAGGGTTGAAGAATGTGCCGGGGTTTGCCCGCGCCGCCCACAAGGCCCTGGAAAAAGGCATTCCGATCATCGCGCTGAAAACCGGCGTGTCGCAGATCGGCGCCGAGCTGGCCTTGAGTCACACCAGTTCGCTGTCCGGCTCCGATGCGCTGTACGACAGCCTGTTTGCACGCTTGGGCGTGATCCGCGTGAGCGGGCCGGTGAGTTTTGTCGAAACCCTCAAAGCGGCGGCATGCGGCAACCTTCCTGCGGGTAACCGCCTGATCGCGCTGGCCTGTTCTGGTGGCGATGCGGGGCTGATTGCCGACTATGCCGAGCGCAACCATCTGGCCTTGCCAGCGCTCGATGCAGGCCAGCGCTGTGAACTGGCGCAGGTGCTGCCCAGCTACGCCAACCTGGTCAACCCGCTGGATTTCACCACGGCCATCTGGGGCAACCGTGAGGCCCTCGGCGCCATGCTCGACAGCGCCCTGCGCACTGAGGCCGATGCCGCGCTGTTGGTGTTGGATTACCCGGCCGAGTCCACGGGTGAGCGCAAGGAGTGCGACCTGCTGCTGGAGCTGTTTTGCAGTGCGCTTGGCCGGCATGGCAAGACCGGGTTTGTCACCTCGGCCTTTCCCGAGTTGCTGCCGGCCCATGCCCGCGAGCGCCTGCATGCCCAAGGCATCGCGGCGCTGCAAGGCGTGGAAGACGCACTGGCGGCGTGGGGGCGGATTGCCGGTTACCAGAGCAATCGCCGCGAGCTGCTGGAGCGCGGCGAATCAATCCTCGAACCGCTGTGCCCGAAGGCTCTGCAAGGCAGCGGCGAGGCCCTCGACGAGTGGGCTTCCAAACAAGCCTTGCGCGCGTTCGGCCTGACCACGCCAACCGGAGTGTTGAGTACTCCGGCCAGGGCGATCAGTGATGCCGCGGTGGTTGGTTATCCCTTGGTGCTCAAGGCGGTCAGCGCGCAGTTGCCGCATAAAACCGAAGCCGGTGCGGTGGTGCTGAACCTGCAAAACGGTATGGCGCTGACCGCTGCACTTGAGCAGATGCGCGAGCACATCGCCGCTTATGCGCCGAATGTCGCGTTCGATCAACTGCTACTGGAGTCGATGGCTGCGCCACCTTTGGCGGAGTTGATCGTGGGCATCCAGCGTGAAAACGAGTTTGGCCTGGCACTGGTCATCGGTGCCGGTGGCATCCTGGTGGAGCTGCTCAAGGACAGCCGCAGCCTGCTGTTGCCCACCACCGACAGTGCCATTTGCAATGCGTTACTCAGCCTGCGCAGCGCCCCGTTGCTGCAAGGTTTTCGCGGCCGTGACGCGGCGGATATGCAGGCATTGGTCGCGGCCATTCGGGCGGTGGCCGACTACGCCTGCGCCAACGCGGGGCAGTTGCTGGAGCTGGATGTGAACCCATTGTTGGTCAGTGCCCAGGGCGCTACGGCGGTCGACGCATTGATACGTCTAGGAGATGAGCATGCACGATAACGCGATGACCGGTGGCCAGGCCCTGGTGCGGTTGCTGGCCAATTATGGGGTGGATACCGTGTTCGGCATTCCTGGTGTGCATACACTGGAGCTGTATCGCGGCCTGCCCGGCAGCGGCATTCGCCATGTGCTCACGCGCCACGAGCAAGGCGCCGGTTTCATGGCCGACGGGTATGCGCGGGTCAGCGGCAAGCCGGGGGTGTGCTTTGTGATCACTGGGCCCGGTGTGACCAATGCCGCCACCGCAATCGGCCAGGCGTATGCCGACTCGATTCCGCTGCTGGTTATCTCCAGCGTCAACCACACCGCCAGCCTTGGCAAGGGCTGGGGCAGCCTGCACGAAACCCAGGACCAGCGGGCGATCACCGCGCCGATCACGGCGTTTTCGGCGGTCGCACTCAGCGCCGAGGATCTGCCCGAACTGATCGCCCGCGCCTATGCGGTGTTCGACAGCGAGCGACCCCGCCCGGTGCACATCTCGGTGCCGCTGGACGTGTTGGCGGCGCCGATCAAGCGGGACTGGAGCGATGAAGTGGTGCGCCGCCCCGGTCGCGGCGTGCCGTCTGCGCAAGCCTTGGACCAGGCGGTGGCCAAGCTCGCAGCGGCCCAGCGGCCCATGATTATCGCCGGGGGCGGTGCACTGGCGGCAGGCGAGGCGTTGCAGCGTTTGAGTACGCAGTTGGCTGCGCCGTTTTTCACCAGCGTGGCCGGCAAAGGGTTGCTGCCGCTCGATCACCCGTTGAATGCCGGTGCCACCCTGTGCGTCGAGCCTGGCTGGCAACTGATCAGCGAGGCCGATGTGGTGCTGGCGGTGGGCACGGAAATGGCCGATACCGATTATTGGCGCGAGCGTCTGCCCCTCAACGCCGAGCTGCTGCGGGTGGATATCGACCCGCGCAAGTTCAATGATTTCTACCCCTGTGCCGTGGCGCTGCGCGGCGATGCCAACCAGACGGTGCTGGCGTTGCTGGAGCGTTTGCCAACCGTGTCAGCTGACGCGCAGACGGCGACCAAGAAGGTCGCGGCATTGCTCCAGGCCGTTGAGCGGGGACACGGCCCGTTGCAGTCCACCCACCAAGCGATTCTTGACCGCATCGAAGCCGAACTGCCCGCCAATGCGTTCATCAGCAGCGACATGACCCAACTGGCCTACACCGGCAACTACACCTACCGCAGCCGCGCACCGCGCAGCTGGCTGCACCCCACCGGCTACGGCACCTTGGGTTACGGCCTGCCGGCGGGCATCGGTGCCAAGTTCGGCGCGCCGCAGCGGCCGGGCCTGGTGCTGGTTGGCGACGGTGGGTTTCTCTACACCGCCCAGGAACTGGCCACCGCCGTGGAGGAATTGGACAGCCCGCTGGTGGTGCTGTTGTGGAACAACGACGCACTTGGCCAGATCCGCGACGATATGCTCAACCTCGACATCGAGCCTATTGGCGTACTGCCGCGCAACCCCGACTTTGCGCTGTTCGCCCAGGCGTTCGGCTGCACCGTAAACCAACCCCACAATCTGGATGAATTGCAGACGGACCTGCGCAACGCTTTCCAACGCAATGGCGTGACCCTGATCGAGCTGAAACAGGCCTGCGCTGTTTGAGGAACTCCCATGAAGGTTTTGATTGTTCACGCCCATCCCGAGCCGCAGTCGTTCACGGCGGCCCTACGTGATCAAGCGATCGCCACGCTGCAAGGCCAGGGGCACAGCGTCAAGGTCAGTGATTTGTACGCCATGCAGTGGAATCCGGTGGCGTCGGCGGCGGATTTTTCCACGCGGGAAAACCCCGATTACCTGGTGTATGCCCTGGAGCAACGCCTGGGGGTGAAGAAACAGTCGATAGCGGCGGATATCCAGGGGGAGCTGGACAAGCTGTTGTGGGCCGATCTGTTGATCCTCAACTTTCCGATCTTCTGGTTCTCGGCACCGGCCATGCTCAAAGGTTGGATTGACCGCGTGCTGGTGTCGGGCGTGTGTTATGGCGGCAAGCGCTTTTACGATCAGGGCGGGCTGGCCGGTAAGCGGGCGCTGGTCACCGTGACCCTGGGCGGGCGCGAGCATATGTTCGGCGAGGGCGCGATTCATGGGCCGCTGGAGGACATGTTGCGACCGATCCTGCGCGGCACGCTGGCGTATGTGGGCTATGAGGTACTGGCGCCGTTTGTGGCGTGGCATGTGCCGTATATCAGTGCCGAGGCGCGGCAGGATTTCCTGGTGGAGTATGAGCGGCGGCTGCAAGGGCTGGCGCATGAACAGCCCTTGGTGTTTCCGAAACTTGAGCAATTTGATGAGGCGCTGTACCCGCTGTAGCAGCGCCCTGGTCGTTCAGCCTTGTGCGCGCAAACGCTCGGCAGCGCTACGCAACAACTGCTCGGTGGCATCCCAGCCCAGGCAGCCATCGGTCACCGACACGCCGTACTTCATCGATGCGCTCAACGGCTGGCAGCCTTCGAACAGGTGGCTTTCAAGCATCATGCCGATCAGCGACGTGTCGCCCTGCAAGCGCTGCTCCAGCACGTCGTTGAACACTGCCGGCTGACGCAGTGGGTCCTTGCCGCTGTTGGCATGGCTGCAATCGACCATGATCCGCGCCGCCACCTTGGACTTGGCCAGGTCGTGTTTCACCTGCGCCACGCTTTGCGCATCGTAGTTCGGCCCACGGTGACCGCCACGCAGTACCAGGTGGGTGTCGGGGTTGCCCGGGGTCTGGATGATCGCCGGGTGGCCCTGGCTGTCGACGCCGAAGTGACGGTGCGGGTGGCACGCCGAGCGCATCGCGTCGCAGGCAATCGCCACGCCGCCGTCGGTGCCGTTCTTGAAGCCTACGGGCATGCCCAGGCCACTGGCCATTTCGCGGTGGATCTGCGATTCGGTGGTGCGTGCGCCAATCGCGACCCAACTGAGCAGGTCATCGAAGTAGCCGGCTGCCATGGGTTGCAGCAGCTCGGTGGCGACCGGCAGGCCCAGGCGCAGCATTTCGCGCATCAGTTCGCGGGACAGGTTGAGGCCGGCGGCCATGTCGTCGCTACCGTCCAGGTGCGGGTCGTAGGCCAGGCCTTTCCAGCCGATGGTGGTGCGCGGTTTTTCGACGTAGGCGCGGATCACCAGCAGCACCTGGTCGCTGACGTCGAGTGCGAGCTTCCTCAGGTTGCGGGCGTATTCCATGGCCGACTCCGGGTCGTGGATCGAGCACGGGCCGACGATCACCAGCAAACGTGAATCCTGGCCATTGAGGATGGCGCGCACGGCGTGGCGATGGGCGTGGACTTGTTCAGTGAGGAACGGGCTAAGCGGCAGCTTGAGCTTTAAATCAAGCGCGCTGGGCAAGCGCTGGGTCAGGGCTTCATTGGCGCTGGTCAGGGCAGAAACGGGCAGAGCGGCGGTGGCAGAGTTCATATTCAAGGCTTCCTGGACAAGCGGCGGGCGGTTCCCGCGCGCCTGGCCCTACTGGGGTGTTCGACAATGGGCCGTATTGGCTGAGTGTGTTGGCTTGCCACCCATAGGTGACCGATCGGAGGCGGCAGGCTGTCCCGAGCGGAGCTGGCTAAATCGCCATGCGGTGGAAGTGTCGTAGCGGTAATAAGTGGCGTAGTTCATGTCGTGAGTCCTTTAAGTGTTCGTCAAAAAATAGTGGGGCCTGAAAAACAAAACCCCCGGTCGGGGAGCCGACCGGGGGTTTGGATTTCTCTGGTAGGCGACCCCTTGAGTAGTGGGCGCCGATTTCAGGTATCAGGCGCGCCAGTGGCTAAACCAATACCCAAAATAAAAGCTGACCAGTGCGCTCGAACCGTTCACACGGGTAGCCGATACCGAGCGCGGGGCGCTGGCAGCAGGGCAAACCTGAGGGATGGTGAGTTGCAACATGGTGTGTCTCCAAATGATGGGGGGAGCTTACTAGAGGCATGCAGGAGGATTCAATCAGTAATTTCTATTGCGCGGGGGTACTGACCGCTATCGACCGCGATATGCTTGTCACACCTTGGATGATTGCTTGGACGCGACCATGACTGCCCTGACCCTTGCTGCTGCTCAATCTGTTTCCATCGCGGGCGACGTGCCGGCCAATATCGAGCGGCACTTGGCCCTCATGCACGCGGCGGTCGAACATGGCGTGCACGTGCTGGTGTTTCCTGAACTCTCGTTGACCGGCTATGAACCGTCGCTGGCGGCCAAATTGGCGATTGTTCCCGAGGACGTGGTGTTGGTGCCGCTGCGCGAAATGGCACGGGAATTGGGCTTGACCGCGGTGGTCGGCATGCCGATCCGCCTGGCACCTGGGGCAGGTGTGCTGATCGCTGCGCTGGTGTTGGGGGCCGATGGTTCTCTTGCGGTGTACACCAAGCAGCATCTGCATCCTGGCGAAGAAGCGGCGTTTGTCCCGGGGCAGGGTGGTGCGGCGCTCGACATTGGCGATGACCGAATTGCGCTGGCGGTGTGCGCGGATTTCTCCCACGCCAGTCACCCGCGCCAGGCGGCTGAGGCGGGCGCTACTGTCTACGCCTCCGGTGTGTTGATCAGCGAAGGCGGCTATGCAACAGACAGCGCGTTGCTCCAGGGCTATGCGGCCGAACATCGCCTGTTGGTGTTGATGGCCAACCATGGCGGGCCATCGGGTGGCTATGTATGTGCCGGTCGCAGCGCCATTTGGGCCGCCGATGGCCGTTTACTGGCCGCCGCTGCGGGCCTGGGTGAGGCGTTGGTGATCGCCCGCCGCGAGGGTGCGGCGTGGGCTGGTCAAGTGGTCGCGCTGTAAATGGCGTTTCACCTGCGCGCCGCGGCGGACCAGGACTTGCCGTTCGCCCGAACCCTGACCTTCGAGGCCATGAGTCGCTATTACCTGCAATACGACCTGGTATGGTCCAACGAGGGCTTTGATGTCGCCTGGGCGGGCCGCGAAAACTGGCTGATCTGCAACGACGAGGCCGTGCTGGGTTTTATCAGCCTGAGCCGCGACAGCCGGGCGCTCTACATCCGTGAGTTGCATATGCTCGCGGCGTGCCGCAGGCAGGGCGCGGGCAGTTGGGTATTGCAGCAGATGGCACTCAAGGCCCAGGCGTTGGGGTTGCTGCGTCTGACCGTGTTCAAGACCAACCCGGCCCGCAGGCTCTATCAGCGCATGGGATTTAGCATTGTCGGTGAGGAAGACTGCTTCTGGCGCATGGAACGTATCTGTCCATCAAGCTAAACCATGCGCTCAATCCTAATAAGCGCATACTGGTTTTCAGGAGACGACTTCCTGACCTATGTTTTGGTCATCAGCCTCAGAAAGGATGACCCCTTCTTTCATGCCCAGAAGGACCGCTACCTTATGGGCCTCTCCACGCCGTCCCTTTTTGCGCCCCGCGAGCACTTGATAGGTGGTTGCCGGATCAACGCCATGTTCACGGGCGAACGCTTGAACTGACTTTCCTTGATGTTCCAGCCAAGCCTTGGCTTGTGCGGCAGTGCGGATTCCGGGCATAGTTCAAAACCGTTCAAGTTTGTTTAACAACGAGATGAGTGTGTCACCTCTTGGGGTGTGCCAAATAGGATCATGCATCCAAATGAGTGGAATCGGTTCGCGTTTGAGGCAAGAAAGGGAGCGACTTGGGCTGTCGCAAAAAGTGTTTGGTGAAATTGGAGGCGTTGAAGCCAACGCACAAGGTAAATACGAAAGTGGAGGGCGGGCGCCTAAAGCAGACTACTTGTCGCGTGTCGCCGAAAAAGGTGTGGACGTGTTGTACGTATTGACCGGTATTGCCACCCCCATTCAACTGGATAACCTGAGCCAGATTGAAGAAAAGGTACTGGGTGACTACCGCGCAATGTTCAAGGAAGACCAGGCTGCGATCCGCCGCTTGACGTCTACCCTGGCCGAACATTCAGCTTCGCTGAATGGAAAACCCAAGCCGCAGCCCCAGGATTCCTGACCTGCTGCCCAACAAATAGAGCCGTTCACCCTAGGGCGGACGGCTTCTGTGTGTTCAAACTCTATATATATGACGCTTGCAGCTAGGTCTGCGCCTTGGTTTTTTGCTAAGGTGTTCAGCAACCTATAAGACCATATCGCGAGGTGTCTGCTTGATTAGGGTGCTAGTAGTCGATGACCATGATCTCGTTCGTACAGGCATTACACGAATGCTGGCTGACATCGATGGCCTGCAAGTAGTCGGCCAGGCCGAGTCCGGGGAAGAGTCCCTGATCAAGGCCCGGGAGTTGAAACCCGATGTGGTGCTGATGGACGTCAAGATGCCCGGTATCGGCGGTCTTGGCGCCACGACCAAGTTGTTGCGCAGCCACCCGGACATCAAGGTCGTGGTGGTGACCGTGTGTGAAGAAGACCCGTTCCCGACGCGCCTGTTGCAAGCCGGTGCGGCCGGTTACCTGACCAAGGGCGCAGGCCTGGCCGAGATGGTGCAAGCCATTCGCCTGGTGTTTGCCGCGCAGCGTTACATCAGCCCGCAGATCGCCCAGCAACTGGCCATTAAATCCTTCCAGCCCACCAGCGACTCGCCGTTCGATGCGCTGTCTGAGCGGGAGATCCAGATTGCCTTGATGATCGTCGGCTGCCAGAAGGTGCAGACGATCTCCGACAAGCTGTGCCTGTCGCCCAAGACCGTCAACACCTACCGTTATCGCATTTTCGAGAAGCTCGCCATCAGCAGTGATGTTGAATTGACCCTGCTCGCGGTGCGCCACGGCATGGTCGACGCCAGCGCCTGACATGAGCACACCGTTTGATCCCAGTGCCTTCCTCTCGACCTGCAGTGGCCGCCCTGGCGTGTACCGCATGTTCGACAGCGAGGCGCGCCTGCTGTATGTCGGCAAAGCCAAGAACCTGAAGAACCGCCTGGCGAGTTACTTTCGCAAGAGCGGTCTCGCACCGAAAACCGCCGCGCTGGTGGCGCGCATCGCCCAGGTCGAAACCACCATCACCGCCAATGAAACCGAAGCATTGCTGCTTGAGCAGACGCTGATCAAGGAATGGCGGCCCCCTTACAACATTCTGCTGCGCGATGATAAGTCCTACCCCTACGTGTTTTTATCCGACGGCAACTTCCCACGCCTGAGCATTCACCGCGGCGCGAAGAAGCAGAAGGGCAAGTATTTCGGGCCCTATCCCAGCGCCGGCGCGATCCGCGAAAGCCTGAGCCTGCTGCAAAAGACCTTTTTTGTGCGCCAGTGCGAAGACAGCTTCTACAAGAACCGCACCCGGCCGTGCCTGCAATACCAGATCAAGCGCTGCAAGGCGCCCTGCGTGGGGCTGGTGGAGCCGGCCGAGTACGCCGAGGATGTGCGCCACTCGGTGATGTTTCTTGAGGGGCGCAGCAATGCCCTCACCGACGAACTCTCCGGCGCCATGGAGCAGGCCGCCAGCACCCTGGACTTCGAAAAGGCCGCTGAACTGCGCGACCAGATCTCCCTGCTGCGCCGCGTGCAGGACCAGCAGAGCATGGAAGGCGGTACGGGTGACGTCGATGTGATCGCCGCTTTCGTCAACCCGGGCGGCGCCTGTGTGCACCTGATCAGCGTGCGTGGCGGGCGGGTACTGGGCAGCAAGAACTTCTTCCCGCAGACCGGTATCGACGAGGACGTGGCCGAGGTCATGGCGGCCTTCCTGGGCCAGTACTATGTGAGCAGCCCCGAGCGCGACCTGCCGTCGGAGCTGATCGTCAACGTGGTGCACGAAGACTTCCCCACGCTGATCGAGGCGATCCACGAACTGCGCGGCCGCGAGCTGGACATCAGCCACCGCGTACGCGGCACGCGAGCCCGTTGGCAGCAACTGGCCGTGACCAATGCCGAACAGGCCCTGGGCGCGCGCCTGGCCAATCGACAGCACGTCGCCGCACGCTTCGACGCCCTGGCCGAAGTCCTCAACCTGGACGAACCGCCGCAGCGCCTGGAGTGTTACGACATCAGCCACTCCAGCGGCGAGGCCACCGTGGCGTCCTGCGTGGTGTTCGGGCCGGAAGGGCCGATCAAAGCCGATTACCGTCGCTACAACATCGAAGGCGTCACCGCCGGCGATGACTATGCGGCCATGCACCAGGCCCTGACCCGACGTTTCAGCAAGTTGAAGGATGGCGAGGGCAAGCTGCCGGATATCCTCTTGGTAGACGGTGGCAAGGGCCAGCTGTCCATGGCCCGCGATGTACTCAACGAACTGGCGGTGCCCGACCTGATCCTGCTCGGCGTGGCCAAGGGCGCCACGCGCAAGGCCGGGTTCGAGACGTTGTACTTGAATGATGCTGCCCATGAGTTCACCTTGAAGGGCGACTCACCGGCGCTGCACCTGATCCAGCAGATCCGCGACGAAGCCCACCGTTTCGCCATTACCGGCCACCGCGCCCGTCGTGGCAAAACCCGACGAACCTCAACCCTGGAAGGGGTGGCGGGCGTCGGGCCGACACGGCGACGCGACTTGCTTAAACATTTTGGTGGCTTGCAGGAGCTATCCCGTGCCAGCATTGACGAAATAGCCAAAGCTCCCGGTATCAGTAAAAAGCTCGCTGAGTTGATTTATGCGAATCTGCACAGCGAATAGAATGCCTACTTAGTGTGGCAAGAGGTCAACCCAATGATTCCGGGGCTTTGACCATGATGACCACCGCCACGCACCCTCAAAGTGTTAGAACAATGTTAGAGCTTGCGCGTCCCTATCTGTATAGGCGCCAAGGTCGTTACACACTCAGGGTCCGTCCTTTAGGCTCCAAAGAGACCCTTTCGGTCTCCCTCAAGACAACCAACAGGCAATCCGCATTGGCTACCGCTGCACACCTTCTGGGAACCCTCAGAGCCTTCCACCTCGATACACCCGACGCTACCTGGCAAGACCTCAAAGAGAACCTCTTAGACATCGCCAAAGACATCCTCAAGACTCGCTCTGTGTGGGATCAGTTTGGCGACACTCGGTTGGTCTACCGGGACGTTCGTAAAGACCTCAACGAGATATCCAGTACGGAGCCACTGAGCATTGATCAGGCCCGAGCTGTGTCCTATGGCAAACGGATAACGACTGCCGGTGAAAGACGGGACGAGGGCGATATGGGGCCTATCCTGGCAATCATCGCTGAGTTAGGTGAGGGCGAAGGGAGGAATGATTGGAAACCGGAAATATCGGTTCCGAGTGTGGTTGAGACAGCACCAGCCAGCAAGACACTCACCTTCAAGACGCTCGCAGATACCTACTTGGAAGAACGCAAGGAGGACGTTAAGGCGTCGTCTATGCGCAGCATGAAGGCTTGTTGCGACATTCTCGTAGGGGTGCTGGGTGAGATGGACATGGCGACTCACTCAAGGGCAGACCTTGTGGGCGTCCGTGAGACATTGAAGGAAGGGCGTAAGCCCGTGACTGTTAACAAGATCGTTACTCAGATGACCACCATTCTAAATTGGGCAGTGGACAACGGTCATATCAAACAGGCTTTTGGTAAGAAGCTTCAGCTAACGAAGGGTGCTGAGAGCGGACGTATACCATTCTCTCAGGAACAGATAGCCACGTTGATAGATCACGCTAACTGCCTTCCTGCTGACGATTGGAAACGTTGGGCGTTGACCTTAGGGGTTATCAGCGGTGCGCGTATAGGTGAGATTCACCAATTGACTACCCCGGATATCTTAGAGATTGATGGAGTATTGGTGATGGAAGCGGGGTTGAGTTCCATGCGTTCAACTTTTACCAAGGCATAGCGAAACAGTTGGTTGAACCAGGTGCGGCATTTTTCAGCCATAGTGAAGGCTTTGCGCTGCTCGATGATGCTGAGGATCGCCAACAGATCGTGGCGGGTAATGCTTTTGATAGGGCGCTCAGCCAAGGTGGGCAAAATGTCTTTTTTGAAGACCCTGAGGATTTGCGAGAGGGTGGTTTGGCGCCCTTCCTTCAGGCTCGGGCGGCGGTAGGCGATCCAGTCGTTGTAGACCGCTTGAAAGGTATGCTTTTCTTGGGCCTCGACTTCACGCAGCTGTTGCTTACGGTGTTCACACGGGTTGATGTTTTGAGCCAGCAGCTTGCGCGCTTCATCGCGATATTCACGTGCTTGTTTCAGGCTGACCGCAGGATAGCAGCCGAAGGACATTTTGACTTGCTGACCCGCCCAGTAAAAACGGAACAGCCATCGTTTTTTGCCGTTGACAGGTACCATGAGGCACAGGCCGTCAAAATCGCCGAGGGTGTAGGTTTTATCTGTAGGTCTGGCGTGCCGAATGGCCATATCTGATAGAGGCATGGTGAGCTCCTGTAAGAGAGTCAGCACCCGATGCTCGTCTGGCGACCTGAGAGGATCCAGCAACAATACGAATTTGAGTCTTTCCGAAAAAAGTACTCAAAAAGGTACTTAAACGCACTGGATTACCCTGGTTTTCAGTGGTTTTCCGCAGAAACGAAAAAAAGACGCCGAAGCGTCTATTTCGCTGATCCCAGCGCCCAGTGGACATCTGTGGATCTATGTTTGGAGCGGGAAACGAGACTCGAACTCGCGACCCCGACCTTGGCAAGGTCGTGCTCTACCAACTGAGCTATTCCCGCGTCTTGGTGATGCGCATTCTATAGAATTATCAGAACCGGTCAACCCCTTGATTCGAAAATGTTTTATTTCTTTTCAACGGTGGTGCGCAGATGCGGCCAGGCAGCGCGCAGATACTGGAGCATGGACCACAAGGTCAGGCCGGCGGCGATGAGCAGCAAGGCGTAGCCGGTCAACACCCAGAAGGAGAAGTCCGACGGGTTGGCCAGCAGGATCACCAGCGCAAGCATCTGTGCGGCGGTTTTCCATTTGCCCATGTTGGAGACGGCGACGTGGGCGCGGGCGCCAATTTCGGCCATCCATTCGCGCAGTGCGGACACCACGATTTCGCGGCCGATGATCACGGCGGCCGGCAGGGTCAGCCACAGGTTGCCGTGTTCCTGCACCAGCAGGACCAGGGCGACGGCGACCATGAGTTTGTCGGCCACCGGGTCGAGGAACGCGCCGAACGGCGTGCTCTGTTCCAGGCGACGGGCCAGGTAGCCGTCGAGCCAGTCGGTGGCGGCCGCGAAGGCGAATACCGAACTGGAGGCCGCATAGCTCCATTGGTACGGCAAATAAAACAACAGGATGAAAATAGGAATAAGCAGGACGCGTAGAACGGTGATCAGATTAGGGATATTCATCGGCACAACTGGCTACGAGGTGGAAAGGCATTCTACTCGC of Pseudomonas azotoformans contains these proteins:
- a CDS encoding carbon-nitrogen hydrolase family protein; protein product: MTALTLAAAQSVSIAGDVPANIERHLALMHAAVEHGVHVLVFPELSLTGYEPSLAAKLAIVPEDVVLVPLREMARELGLTAVVGMPIRLAPGAGVLIAALVLGADGSLAVYTKQHLHPGEEAAFVPGQGGAALDIGDDRIALAVCADFSHASHPRQAAEAGATVYASGVLISEGGYATDSALLQGYAAEHRLLVLMANHGGPSGGYVCAGRSAIWAADGRLLAAAAGLGEALVIARREGAAWAGQVVAL
- a CDS encoding GNAT family N-acetyltransferase, with protein sequence MAFHLRAAADQDLPFARTLTFEAMSRYYLQYDLVWSNEGFDVAWAGRENWLICNDEAVLGFISLSRDSRALYIRELHMLAACRRQGAGSWVLQQMALKAQALGLLRLTVFKTNPARRLYQRMGFSIVGEEDCFWRMERICPSS
- a CDS encoding DNA-binding protein, which gives rise to MPGIRTAAQAKAWLEHQGKSVQAFAREHGVDPATTYQVLAGRKKGRRGEAHKVAVLLGMKEGVILSEADDQNIGQEVVS
- a CDS encoding 3-deoxy-7-phosphoheptulonate synthase — its product is MNSATAALPVSALTSANEALTQRLPSALDLKLKLPLSPFLTEQVHAHRHAVRAILNGQDSRLLVIVGPCSIHDPESAMEYARNLRKLALDVSDQVLLVIRAYVEKPRTTIGWKGLAYDPHLDGSDDMAAGLNLSRELMREMLRLGLPVATELLQPMAAGYFDDLLSWVAIGARTTESQIHREMASGLGMPVGFKNGTDGGVAIACDAMRSACHPHRHFGVDSQGHPAIIQTPGNPDTHLVLRGGHRGPNYDAQSVAQVKHDLAKSKVAARIMVDCSHANSGKDPLRQPAVFNDVLEQRLQGDTSLIGMMLESHLFEGCQPLSASMKYGVSVTDGCLGWDATEQLLRSAAERLRAQG
- a CDS encoding NAD(P)H-dependent oxidoreductase, with translation MKVLIVHAHPEPQSFTAALRDQAIATLQGQGHSVKVSDLYAMQWNPVASAADFSTRENPDYLVYALEQRLGVKKQSIAADIQGELDKLLWADLLILNFPIFWFSAPAMLKGWIDRVLVSGVCYGGKRFYDQGGLAGKRALVTVTLGGREHMFGEGAIHGPLEDMLRPILRGTLAYVGYEVLAPFVAWHVPYISAEARQDFLVEYERRLQGLAHEQPLVFPKLEQFDEALYPL
- a CDS encoding acetate--CoA ligase family protein gives rise to the protein MSQANRDNLKRLLAPRHLAFVGGRSMARALKRCAEGGFIGPMWLVNPQHDSLDGIPCVRRVADLPCGPDAVFIATNRELTLTCVGELSAIGTGGAICYASGFAETGADGAVLQQQLLDAAGEMAVLGPNCYGLLDYLHNAALWPVAHGGKTVEKGVAVLTQSGNFAYNLSMSDRSLPVAYMASVGNQAQLGVAELMEVLLDEPRVTAIGLHLEGLKNVPGFARAAHKALEKGIPIIALKTGVSQIGAELALSHTSSLSGSDALYDSLFARLGVIRVSGPVSFVETLKAAACGNLPAGNRLIALACSGGDAGLIADYAERNHLALPALDAGQRCELAQVLPSYANLVNPLDFTTAIWGNREALGAMLDSALRTEADAALLVLDYPAESTGERKECDLLLELFCSALGRHGKTGFVTSAFPELLPAHARERLHAQGIAALQGVEDALAAWGRIAGYQSNRRELLERGESILEPLCPKALQGSGEALDEWASKQALRAFGLTTPTGVLSTPARAISDAAVVGYPLVLKAVSAQLPHKTEAGAVVLNLQNGMALTAALEQMREHIAAYAPNVAFDQLLLESMAAPPLAELIVGIQRENEFGLALVIGAGGILVELLKDSRSLLLPTTDSAICNALLSLRSAPLLQGFRGRDAADMQALVAAIRAVADYACANAGQLLELDVNPLLVSAQGATAVDALIRLGDEHAR
- a CDS encoding 5-guanidino-2-oxopentanoate decarboxylase, producing MHDNAMTGGQALVRLLANYGVDTVFGIPGVHTLELYRGLPGSGIRHVLTRHEQGAGFMADGYARVSGKPGVCFVITGPGVTNAATAIGQAYADSIPLLVISSVNHTASLGKGWGSLHETQDQRAITAPITAFSAVALSAEDLPELIARAYAVFDSERPRPVHISVPLDVLAAPIKRDWSDEVVRRPGRGVPSAQALDQAVAKLAAAQRPMIIAGGGALAAGEALQRLSTQLAAPFFTSVAGKGLLPLDHPLNAGATLCVEPGWQLISEADVVLAVGTEMADTDYWRERLPLNAELLRVDIDPRKFNDFYPCAVALRGDANQTVLALLERLPTVSADAQTATKKVAALLQAVERGHGPLQSTHQAILDRIEAELPANAFISSDMTQLAYTGNYTYRSRAPRSWLHPTGYGTLGYGLPAGIGAKFGAPQRPGLVLVGDGGFLYTAQELATAVEELDSPLVVLLWNNDALGQIRDDMLNLDIEPIGVLPRNPDFALFAQAFGCTVNQPHNLDELQTDLRNAFQRNGVTLIELKQACAV